GCCCCGCGGtgctccaggaccccggaagtgccccctcagtcctccgaagCGCGTCTTTATGGCACTTCAGTCCTCCAGCATCCCGGAAGCGTCCCCTCAGTCCTCCGTAAATCACCTGCTTCCCGCACTCCCGCAACCACAGAAAACGGTTACCGGCTAACCCCCAAAACGCCCGCAGATTACAAAAATAAAGCCACCACCGCGGAAATCTCTTCCCTGCAACCACAAGCTGACAGCACTTAAAGACAGGTGGTGAGAGAACCACCAGAGGCGACTCAGAACTCACGACCGGAACCAGCCAGGGGCGGCGCTTCCCCTGCCGGGAACGGAAGGCAGgaggccaaaaaaaaacccccgcaCCTTTTCCCGGGAGAttgtgggaagggcggtgggcggggccccCCGAGAGCGGTGGGCGTGGCCAGAGGGCGGGGACAGCGAGCAGTGGGCGTGGCCCGATGTCAGTGGGTGTGGCCAGAGGGTATATAAACCCCGgcctctctccagcagctcattCCGCCGCCGGCTTCCTCTGCCGGTGCTCAGTCAGCTGCAGCTTCGGGGCTGAGCGTGTTTTGGTGTTTAGAGAGGCAGAGGTAAAAAGTTTGAGCTAAAACCTTCAGAACCAGTTGATGTTCCGCAGCCTGAATAGTAGAAAGTCAacttgatggggtttttttttttggtttttcctttttcttctcaagtcAATAAGTTTGTAACGAGTGTTCAGGGGTGCCCAGATGATTTAATagcctgcttttctttattccaggAGCACTGCATTTTCCTAGAATTCCTGACTTTATTAAAGATGGAGCTGTGGTTTTCTTCACCGGTTTTGCTGTACGCTGTGTAAGTTGCTGATATAATTTCTCTTAATTGTCTGGATGGAGGATGGACACCTATAGAcccccccatgtccctcagcaccacgtctgcccagcttttagattatctccagggatggcaacttcaccactgccctgggcagcctgggaaatgcttgatgacccttttggtgaagaaatttttcctaatatccatcttaaacctcccctggtgcaacttgaggccgtttcttctTGTCCACTCAttggttacttgggagaagagaccaacctccccctcactacaccctcccTGGTACTCTACACCCCTCCCCACGGTCCCTCTGTCCCATCACATCCCCAGTTTGTCCCTCCCGGTCACCCCACAGGTATCCTGTCTCCACCCTTCTCCGGACCCCCAAAAATGTCCCTGCCACACCCCCGAGGACCTTAAGTCCTCCCTTCCCTGTACCAGGCTCACCTGGGGCAGAGCGATTCAGTGCCCACGGCTGATCCACGCTGCTGCCAAGCCCTTTGGAAAAGCACTGCCGACTGCAAAGTTGAAAAAGTTTTCCAGAATGCATTTAGCGTCGACTGAATCGGTGATTCCAGCTGCTGAAGTTAATAATAAAACCAAGCCATATACTGCGTGCCACTATTACTGAATTAATAAATCGTTTTCTCTCTGTTCCGTGGTTGCCAAAGGGCTGGAGGATAACTAAGACGGCAAGCTCCTTCACTGCAGAGGAGCCTGTATGCGCACGCCGACGTATTTTAGGTGTCCACAAAGTGGAAAGACTGAAAACTGCTGTTGCAGAGAGAGCACAGAGCAAGCAGCTGCCTAGCTCATCCAGCCACTTACAACAGGGGGGGTAAATTAAGTCTTAAACAAATGCCTTTTAACTGAAATGTTAATTAAACTCCTAATGAAACACCTACAGCTAATCTGGAGTTTAGATTAATTTCCTTCAGCTCCCTCATGTCAACATACTGTGGTTTTAAGAGCTACGACCTGTAACCTGAAGCTGCTGAATGCCAAATTAGGGCAGGCTCTGACATTTTGCCAGTGGCTGCACACGAAGTTGAACTGCCCAGTTTATGCAGGGTACGTAACAGCCtgacagctcctcctctgccGGAGCTGGGACGCTCTCTGGGACGCGCTCCCACGTCCCCTGTCCTTGCCTGTGACCGGACTTTAAAATCAGCTTTAGAGAAAAGTCTACCGGAtcggtccaaggagctgaatatACTCCAGGAGGAAGAGAGCAAGCGTGTGAATTTCAAGGGCTGAATTTCAAGGTCTCTAACACGCAGAAGAACTAGTTTTGCccagtgctgctcctctgccccacgCTGGAGATGACAGAGCCCAGCATCCTCTTCCTCCGCGCCTGCCTGGCGTTGCTGGCCATGCCCATCTACCTGCTGTCCTTCCTGGGCATATGGGAGCCTTTCTGCAAGaagatatttttccctttcttcttagAGAAGCTTTCTGCAGTTCACGAAAGTAAAGTGAAAAAGCAGAAGCAGGAGCTATTTCACAACCTACCCAACTTCAAGAGCCCCTCAGGAGAGCTGAAGCTGCTGGAGATCGGGACCGGCTGCGGTCCCAACTTCCAGTTCTACCCGCCAGGCTGCAGAGTCACCTGCACCGACATAAACCCCAACTTCCAGCAAGGCCTCTCCAGAAGCATGAACAAGAACCAGCACGTCCAGTACGAGCGTTTCCTGGTCGCCGCAGGAGAAGACCTGCACCAGGTGCCCAGCGGCTCTGTGGACGCCGTGGTCTGCACCCTGGTCCTCTGCTCCGTGCAGGACGTGAACGGCACCCTGAGGGAGGTTCTGCGAGTGCTCCGACCAGTGAGTATCTGAATAAAAACTCTGTTGTTACCGTTATCATCTGTTCCAGAGGCACTGCACCAAgagataagggaaaaaaaaaaaaaaggggggggaagaaaaaagagagttgTTTTTGAGCATACAAAGCAGACCCAGTTTCTTTCCCCACCACCACTCGGCACTGCCAAATGGTGCAAAGCAGGAGCAACACACTGGTCGGTCCGTCCTGGTCTTAAAAGCAAACCCCTAAAAGTAACATAGTCTGCCAACTAGATCTGCCATTAATTTTCTAAGTAATTAATTATGGTTTAGCATTTAGAGCCGAACTGGTTCCTCTGGTGCtgtctctcccccccccccccaccagatTTTCTTTGGTGGCAAGCTCTTTGAGCCAGAgtgaaaatctgcattttaaataaactGCTTTAGCCTGTTAGAAGTGGGGCTGATCTACCTGTGTGACTGCAACAGTCTCATGAAATGCCTTCCCTGTAATATACTAATCAagttaaagatttaaaaaaagctgttttgttggggtgttttttgcaATGGACTTTCAGTCTTTAAAATGGCACTTTCAAGACAATCCTTTGCGTTGTCAAAAACTGCTGAGCTTGAGCAGGATTTACCCATTTCtcagtttcctttggaaaaaaaatgacatgctAGCAACTGTAattgaaacaaaaaagacaacaaacTACTGCTATAATGAAAGCGGGATCGAGTAAGCACACCCTTCACGCTTTTTGAACAGGCATTTTCAGTCTCTGCAAGTTTCCTGCTCACACTAATTCCAACTGACACCACAaaagcagggcaggggtgggagaatGCCGATGAGCGAGGGAAGGGCACAGGCACTGGTCTGTACTGGGGAGGAGGCGGGAATGGGGGGAGAAGTTCAGCCAGGCCCCGGCGCCTGCTCTGTAAAACGACTTTGTTTTCCCCAGGGAGGCGTTTTTTATTTCTTGGAGCACGTGGCCGCCGACCGTTCCAGCTGGAGGTACTTTTGGCAGCAGGTCTGCTATCCGACTTGGAAACTCGTCTTTGCCGGGTGCTGCCTAACGAGGGAGATCTGGAAGAATCTCGAACAGGCCAACTTCTCGGAGCTGAGCCTGCGGCACACCAGCGTGGCGCTGCCCTGGACGCCCATCAAGCCCCACATCATTGGGTACGCCGTGAAGTAGCTCACAGCCCACTCCCCTGCCCCCCCGAGTCCTTGGCATAAACAACACAAACAACACGGCATAGGCTAATCCAGACCTCCGAATCTAGTCAACGCGGTGAAGGACTTTAATTAACTTTCTGATTCAAGTGTCAAATGAGAAGAGAGGGTCAGTTTTCTAAGCGTCTCTGAAGCCCTTGTGCTGCTGACGGTGCCGTGTCAGACCCAGCGCAGCCATGCAGGATGCCAGGAGGCTGCAGGAGAATGGAAAACAGCCCAGCAGGCAGGAAAATAAACGTATTAACTCAAAGGAACGTCTGCCTACGTCTGGTGAACTCTGGGAAGGGATCCCTGCGGGTGCTCCCCACGCTGGGGGGCAGCCATTGCAGGCCGGCACTGGGCTCGACCCGCTCTCCCCCCCTCCAcggtcatggtttgggctgggacgGAGGTGACAGCGGTGAGCAGCTGGAGCGGTGCCGTGGTTTGGGTTTGATGGGGAGAGCGTGACAGCGCAGCGGTGGCTCTGGCTGTTGCTGAGCTCTGGAGGCcgttcctgctcctcacccccggccagcgatgggtggggggcagcaggcgccagggggggacacagccgggacagccgACGCCGGCTGGCCATGGGGATGTTCCAGAGCACACCGTGGCGTGCTCGGGGTgtaaagctggggaaggaggagagacagcgggagtgatggcgtttgtcttcccaaggcaCCATGCCGTGGGATGGAGCCCGGCGTTCCCGGGGATGGCTGAACCCCCCGCCTGCCATGGGGAGCCGGGAACGGATCCCTTGGTTCGCTTCGCTTgcgtgcggcttttgctttacttattaaaccgtctttatctcaacccaccagtttttcctcccttttgaccttccgattctctcccccgtgCAAACATGGCGGGgggtgagcgagcggctgcgggGGGCTCAGCTGCCGGCGGGGGGTGAAACCGCGACCCGCCGTTGGCATCCCAGCCCCGCAGAAGGCGCAGTCGGACAAAAACCCTGAACTCCCAACCTGTAACTTGCAAGCCTGAACTCCCAACCCTCagccgccctgccctgccctgcccttcccttccctccccacctttgCCCGGCCCGCAAGCGTTTATCCCCCGCCGCCGGGGTGTGAGGGGCGGCCCGGTGCCCTGCCTCCCCACACGCCCCTCACGGCCGCCATCCCGCTGCTAACaccgccctccccccgcccctcggcCACCTCCCCGCCGCTAACACCGCCCCTCACCGCCGCGTTAAACCCCCGTGTTGAACGTTCCgcgctcggggccgggggggggggggggggggatgtttccCCGCCGGGCGCCGTCGCCTCAGCGGCCGTTGGTGGCGCTGCCGCCATTTTGCGGCCTCTGAGGGAGGACACGGCGGAGCGGGCCCGTCGCCGCCCTCATGCTGCCGCTGCTCCTGGCCCTGACCCTGGCCCttgccctgcccggcccggcggccCGGACGGCTCTCGCCCAGGGTACCGGGGCTGgtccggggcgggcggagggtcTGAGGGGATGGCGGGGGAGAACGGCGGGGGCACACGGGCTGCGGCGGCCCAGGGCGCCCCGCAAACACACGGAGGGCTTTGTCTGCACCGAAACGAGATGAATTCACACCGCGGCTGGAGCCCGCTCAGCATCAGTGCGCAGAATAAATCCATATGCAGGAAACATGCCTGTAACCAGGTGAAACACACACATTTCATACAACCTATGGAAGCACCCAGAAGCCGGGGCTCCAGCGGCAAACATCAGATACCCCACAGCAAGTAACGCTGTagattaaggaggaaaaaaaaaaaaaaaaatcaacccccccccaaaatgctgCCAGCGCCCCAAAAGCTCTGTTTTCCAGTGCGAGCGATGTTAACGGGCTGTTGTGTTTGGCAGGGTGTGGGGAGCGCCCGCTCTTGGACGTCATCCCGGGGTCCCGCGTCGTGGGGGGACACGATGCCGAGGTGGGCGCCTGGCCCTGGGCCGTCAGCCTCCAGCTCCGCCAGCTCGGCACCCACTTCACCCACGTCTGCGGGGGAGTTCTGGTGAACAAGAACTCGGTCCTCACCGCGGGCCACTGCGTGGCAGGAAGGGAGTACGTATTCACCCTGAGAGCTCATTATTAACGACGAGGAGGGGGCAGTAGGTCAGCAGAGCATCCCCTACCACAGGTGATGTCGTAGGTGAACCTCTGAACAAAGGcaattcatagaatggtttgggtgggaagggaccttaaaggccacccagtgccaccccttgccctgggcagggacaccccccaccagcccaggttgctccaagccccgtccaacctggccttgaacccctccagggatggggcagccacagcttctctgggcaacctgggccaggggctcacccccctcacagccaagaatttcttcctcagatctcacctaaatctccctcttgcagtgtaaaacccttctccctcgtcccatggctcccctccctgctccagagtccctccccagctttcctggagccccttgagggactggaaggggcgggaaggtctccccggagccttctcttctccaggctgaacccccccagctctctcagcctgtccccacagcagaggggctccagccctcccagcatctccggggcctcctccggccccgctccagcagctctgtgTCCTCCCGGGCTCCAGACCGAGCTCTCCCGGGGCAGCACCACTGTGCAGATGCAAATCTGCAACCCCCGTTTACTGACAGGGCCCATCCCAGGGACCGGTCGCAGCTCTAAGGACCAAAGGCTGTGTGTCCCCTTTGTCACCTTCGCTGTACCAGTCCCGTGTGGTGACAGCCACCAGCCCAGCGCGGGATGCAAAGTTACATCTTCGTAAGGCAGCATCAACACGTGTGGGATATGCCCTTATGGCTTGGCCCAGAACAACCGTTGTTATTTTCAACGAGGGCTTGTTTGCTTTTGATCTAGGTGACATTTTTTGTTAGGTTGGGAGCTTTTTTTCCCATGGAGCTCTAATTTTTCTGATTAAGAACATTTTTCTAAACTAATAAAGCTCactgcaagaagaaaatgttgCAATATTTAAATTAGAAACATTACTATTCTGTAGTTTTAACGCGGTTTCCATTTTTCCTGTTTAACAGAACCACCAATTTGGCACTTTACCAcgttgtaaaaaggaaaaaaaaaaaaaaaaagtagcaacatTCCTCAGAACTGGCCTTTTCCTTGTACTTCCAGCACCTCTGCTGCAGTTCAGCGTTCTCATCGCTCTCGTCTTTTCATAGTCTTTAGCATCGTTACGAAATCCAGTTCATGCAGGTTCATATTGACTGTGTTGAAATAACCATGAACTAGAGGGAAACTGAACTGTAAAAATCTCTGAACTTTGGAATTTTATCATTTATCAGGACTTTGTTAGATTAGCTCCTTGTTTCTTTAAATGCCCTTCTACAAACATTAATTTAGAGAGGCATCATATTGCAAATAAtcaatttaatttctattttacgCTCTGGAGAATTTTGAAGGTTAATCTGAATTTTACAGCCTGCCTTTTGCTCATCACAGTCCAAATTCAATTCCCACTTAGTgtcagtgaagatttttttctcaacGTACTTGAATAGAAATCGGGTCTGAATGATCCTGGCCGTATTTCTAAATTTAATATTAAGTCGATATTCATTATTTGTAACTTCTAGTTAATGGATTTCCCAAATCTGCGTACAAACACAGTCTTTATAAGCATTGTGGATACAAGCCTACctcctttctgcaaaataaatccGTGTTTTCGTCTTTTTCAAAAGATTATCTCCTGGGTGGCCTCTGCTGAGGTGGGGTGGGAAGCAAAATCCGCGTATTAGCTTAAATCATTAATCCGAATTTGCCTTAACAGCCGTAACCAGCCTTAGACAAACTGAGTGTGCAAAACAGGATGGTAATTAGCCAAATTTGTTCCAGAAAGTATTCACTACAGGCTTTTCAATGAGTATATCTAAAGGCGCGTAAGCCAACAGTAAAACAATTGGTTAAATCAATGCCGTCAAGAAACGTTACTTACTTGAACGTAATGGTAAAAAATACATGAATTCTCTCTTAGGGGCCCATATTCCTGGAGAGCGGTTTTGGGCGTGCATAACCTTCAGAAAAACGGCAGACACACGGTAAAAAGAAAGATCAGAAGCATCACCGTGCACCCAGAATACAAGAGAGAAACCTTTGAAAACGACATTGCGTTATTTGAACTGGGTTACGCAGTTCGCTACAGCAGCTACATCCAGCCCATCTGCTTACCCCCCCCAGACCTTCCCCCGGGCATGGAGAACGGGACAGAATGCTTCATCAGCGGCTGGGGACGCACGGCCGAGCAAGGTAAACCTTCCCTTGCGTTGCTGATCGAGTTATAAGGTTATAGTCGCACCACACAACAAATTGAACCCTTCCGCAATTGAACGTCTGCTTTCAGTGGTTTTTCCATTCAAAGCAGGTTAGAGCTACGCAGGTGTACCCAAAAGAGAAGTTTTCTAGCCTTTCTTCCACGTataacacaaagaaaaggaaaataagccaGCCTGACTTTCAGATTCATGGTACGGCTACTCAATGCTGTCTGCtagaaatggcttttttattgaaaaacaacAATTCTGATGCCGTGCCTTGTGAACCCAGGGGTCCCC
The window above is part of the Rissa tridactyla isolate bRisTri1 chromosome 24, bRisTri1.patW.cur.20221130, whole genome shotgun sequence genome. Proteins encoded here:
- the TMT1A gene encoding putative methyltransferase-like protein 7A: MTEPSILFLRACLALLAMPIYLLSFLGIWEPFCKKIFFPFFLEKLSAVHESKVKKQKQELFHNLPNFKSPSGELKLLEIGTGCGPNFQFYPPGCRVTCTDINPNFQQGLSRSMNKNQHVQYERFLVAAGEDLHQVPSGSVDAVVCTLVLCSVQDVNGTLREVLRVLRPGGVFYFLEHVAADRSSWRYFWQQVCYPTWKLVFAGCCLTREIWKNLEQANFSELSLRHTSVALPWTPIKPHIIGYAVK
- the TMPRSS12 gene encoding LOW QUALITY PROTEIN: transmembrane protease serine 12 (The sequence of the model RefSeq protein was modified relative to this genomic sequence to represent the inferred CDS: deleted 2 bases in 1 codon), whose product is MLPLLLALTLALALPGPAARTALAQGCGERPLLDVIPGSRVVGGHDAEVGAWPWAVSLQLRQLGTHFTHVCGGVLVNKNSVLTAGHCVAGREGPYSWRAVLGVHNLQKNGRHTVKRKIRSITVHPEYKRETFENDIALFELGYAVRYSSYIQPICLPPPDLPPGMENGTECFISGWGRTAEQGDTSAVLKEAQVEIIPYSICNGSESYGGLVNKNMICAGSRFGGIDACQGDSGGPLACYHPGTNKYYLIGISSFGLGCGRPAYPGIYVRLSQYRTWLTSKLLSSTAENPGSVPLAIFLTLTWTVLVDFLKGQTIVSSSQRSGLPVKLWNEPTPVSE